The genomic window CTGCCTTGCTCCCAATTTTTTTTCTGCCTTTTCTTGGCATTTTGATTGGTCcttgaacgaaaaaaaaaaaaaaaattaacgtaaaaattaATACTTTGTGACGTTAAACTCAAAAGCACACTTCCGTTTCCTTTTAAAAGCCTCTAAaacatttaatataaaaaaaataaaaaataaaaaattaaaggcaAATGGCAGGGCAACATTGCCCACTTGgattttattttataaagaagAAACATGTAATCCCTGATAAACGTTTCATCGCAAATTCAgttaaaacaatactaaataaGACGTATAAACAAATATTTAGTTAATATTCCTACTGGTGTATACCCAGCAGTGCTTAGCTTTTCCCCTAAAAAAATACAAACACGTGTTCAAATTTCTTACCTTACTACAAGCGTTACACTTCAGTCACACAGGTTAGATCACACTGTCTTGATTTCTGCATGTTTCTTAATGCGCGCGTAAACGTCTGTGGTACTTTGCTATGTTGCcaagtattttttttacaaatattataaCCCTTACAGTGGGCCAAGTTGAACCCACTGGGCAAAGTAGGCCATGTTTACGGTACTactactaacagtaatcgcataaaaatataacggggggttagacaagcaGACGCAATGTCACCTAGACTTCTTAATACGGTGCTAAAACATGCTTTTAAGAATTTGGATTGTATGGGACAAAGGGAATAAGAACAGATGGaaaatatctaaacaacttacgtttcgctgatgatacagtaataataactgaggatctaggtatgacAACAacttgaaaacaaaaataatgacacatttggtgcccaaccagaacatcagtattggtgggaaagaAATACAACTCGTACATAAACATACAGTGAGGacatttgagttggaataaattcattatctcgagaatggccCAATTTGgactttttgtcatatatatcgtactagtgacgtcatccatctgggtgtgaggACGTAATAGGCgagttttttaaatgagagtagtggttttgtgatagctcatttgaaaggttatttaattctctattcagtaatataagaaatgatagaagcatttaatgctatagaaagagcggcacaaaacagtggcctaaatattaatgaaataaaaaccaaatacatgaaggccaccaaatcgacaggccaaagaaacctacagaatctgacaataggagactataacatcgaaagcgtaaaaatgtttacatatctaggttcactagttaccgcaggtaacaatgtcagcgaagaagttaagagaagaatacatattgctaataaaacatataatggactcattaaacatctaagatctaacatcacgagaaaaaccaaatgcaaaatatacaaaaccctgataaagcCGGTcgttatatatggatcagagacatggacactgacgaaaagcgatgagaacttattaggtacgtttgaacgaataatccttagacacatatataagggggtgaaagaaaatgacgtatggcgcagaagatataattttgaactatacgcagcatacaacgaacccgacgtcataacattcataaagatcggacgtctgcgctggatggtcCATGTcgaacgaatgttggagaccgaaacaccaaaacacacaatgaagcaaacaccagtaggggaaggtcaaagggaagacccaaacttagatacatggaacaagatctgaaaacacttgagattacccactggaagaacaaagcaagaaacagaacagaatggcggaaaatcctagaacaagccaggacccaaaaagggttgtcgagctactgatgatgatgatgattcagtaatataaatattaacataattgtgtatacagggtgtccaaaaaaattttttttattaatttaattgacccaaaaagaagaatgtaagcaattcaaaaaacattttactgctgtcagaaaaacaggTTATAATGTTtacttcagaaataaacattgcttttcgcttaatttcaatctTCAAACagctaagagacaggtgggtggcagctttaacattgaatttaagcgaaaaacaatgaatatttgtcaaataaacatttctttctgttttctgacaccagccaaatgtattttgaaataaattaattaaatacattcttctttttgtctcaattaatttaattaaaaatgtttttcttttggACGCCCTatataaatagttatgttaacgtttatattactgaatagagaattaaataacctttcaaatgggctatcacacgacctctactcccatttaaaaaaatcatcgattacgtcatcacgcctatatggatgacgtcactagtatgatgtatatggcaaaaactcgtaatttaaaaataaaaatcgacctgtctcaggatttttctccaaattcgtccattctcgagatattgaatttatttcaattcaaacgtcctcactgtatatatgAGGATGACCTACAACGGCAGCGCCACACCTTCAATATCACAGCGAacaaatttaatatgaaaatatcagtgggaaaactaaatgtatagtgatcagtaaagagccgcgtaggtGCAAAtcagaaatagacggcaaaattataaaacaagtaatgaaattcaattacctaagagtagagatcactagtgacaggaatataaaaACAGAGACCACAAGGCAAGCAGCAAGAATAAGTGGTTGCCttcgagaaaccatatggagaaacaaagatCTGACCACGGacagcaaaataaaagtatacaaggcAACAGTAAGGCCAATCCTAATATATGCAGCGAAGACAaggatacaagaaagacgaaacaacaaatcaacaatatcgaaatgaaagtattaagatcaatagcgggcatatcattaagagacagacaaagcaacagaagtacaCGCGAACAATGccaaattcaaaatattaacaggtgaataaaaacaagaaaaataaaCTAGAACTAACATGTAAACCGACTGGCATCAAATAGATTAGtaaacatctgtaaaaacaacaagccgtatagcagaagacccgttggaaggccgccgaaaagatggaaagacaatgtacagtcaacaacaactgaaacagaataagaggcaggcaaacaggagtaatcctagtccaCAAAGAAGAACACacagatataaatacctgggacatgaaattatgATTGGCAGGGTTAAtcagactcatgaactgaagagaggaatcggtcttgggtgggcagcatatggaaaaaggagagaaacttttaaaaatgagttgcccacatgcctacaGAGAatggtatttgatcagtgcgtcctcccagtatTGACATACGGAGCAAAAACACTTACCTTAACAAAAGATTCAGCTATCAAACTAAGCGTcacacagagaagaatggagcggtccaTGTTACGAATAACTTTGCGAAATAGAGTGAAAAACGAAGAGACCAAGAGAAGAACCACGGTGACTGAGGTCATCGAAAGGATGCCAAACTAAAATGATGAAAGGCAGGatacatagccagaatgacagatggacGATGGACAAAGAGGTAATTGGAATGGAGACCAATGGAAGACAAGGGAAGAGTTGGTCGACCACCTACAATATGGACTGACGATTTAAgaaggctaaataaaaactggataaGAGCGCCGCAATACAGATGGGGTTGGAAACAGGAGAAAGAGACCTATGTTTGCAGTGAACTTTTGAGactggatgatgatgatgtgtGTAGAGGCAAATGCACCCCCTTGACACAATTCTGGCGGCGCCCATGTATTTCCCGAAAATGTTCCTTAAAGCACTCCTCTCCCAGATATTGAGCACATTTTCCTAATTTTCGTTCATATCCCAGATCTGGCTTCCTTTCGGTGGTTGAAAATAAATTCTAAAAAGGCAAACATGGATTATAGTTGGCAATAATCGTAATCATAACATAATGTTATCATAGATTCTATGACTGGCTACGTCATTTAATCTGTGACATGCAATCCTAATTATATTACTATAATATATGTTTTTTGGTTTTTAGACAAACGGTCATTCTATCTGCACAGCTTAAAACACAAAAAAAGCCAATGTCATATTTGCGACCGATTCATTAGAACAGACAATATAAAGAAACACATCATGATGCATACAGGAGGTCCATCAACTTGTTCTCTTTGTGGAGCCACATTCAAAAATATTAACGGTTTAAGAAGTCACATATTTCATTACCACAAGCATACTGCTAATCAGTACATTTGTGAAGAATGTGGTAAAAGTTTTCGAAGGAAACATATTTTCTTGTTGCATAAGAAAAAGGTTCATGGAGGTCTAAGGAACTTTAAATGCAGTACTTGTGGAAAAGCTTTCTTTACCAATAAAGCTTTATTAGTCCATGTTCGAATGACTCATGAAAAACTGAGACCTCATGTTTGTGAGTATTGTAGTAAGGGCTTTTCATCTAGATATGCTTTAAAAACACATAGAAGACAGCATACTAATGAGAAACCGTTCGTCTGTTACCATTGTTCAGAAGGTTTCAAGCAACGAGTTTCATTGCGATCTCATTTGAAATCTAAACATGGAATAGAGGAAGCCTTGGAATTCTGTTGTAAAACTTGTGAGAAAGGTTTCGCTACAGATCACGCTTTGAGTGTACATGAAAGGTTACATGAAAATAAGAAGTGTGATATTTGCTCAGAAAATTTTGCTGGAGATGAATATCTGAAAAACCATCGTAGAGAAGTTCATCAAGTAAAAGTAGAAATGACACAAgacagttaaaaattatttttggtttATATTTCCAGTATGGCttgaattttctatttccttgtaTTATTCATTTGTGCCTTATTTCTACGAAGTTGACATAAGCAATGAAATATTTACAACGAATACAGTTTTATAGTACTATAAATATTACTTGATCTGTTCACTCAACTTGGGAATATTTGGAAAGATTCATTGTTGGAAACATACAACACGAACATTCCTATAgttcttccattttatttttgCCCAAACATCATGattcatttttaaacaagttaaatcaaaacctTAAATTAAACCACTGTAAACCAACCCTATTCAAAGTGCGTCAAAGAGATAAAACTTCAACATCACCATATATGTATAGTGGTCGGTCACTCTCTACAGAAGAAAGATTCGAAAAATTGGAGAAAGAAGTGAATTGTGATTTTGTGAGTAGCAACGTGAATATATCAaaataaaaagaccaaatacatgataactaagaaaacaaacttACAAACAAGAATACTTTTGGGAAATGTACTGATaaaaagggttgataaatacaaatacctaggaacctggatttcagagaaaaatgatcaaacaacagaaataaggaccaggatagaaatagcaagaaatgcgtttttaaaaattaaaacaattctgtgtagaccagggcgcatctgtaaaaatattagtacatttggaggttgagaggtgactcaatttttttgcagaaattgcttgaaaataaataaaataataatatttgagttatcctccctctcaaaaaagtccggaacattgtttaaataatcaaaatgtcaaaaaattaaggaaaaattcgatttttttcttgattttttgattataactttaaaagtattcatttccgagaaaagttgtactgacataaaagttgcgtgattaaatttcctacaatatagaattggttaaaaatttaaaaaatagtcacccttgttgcaaaatagcaataattgtgaaaaaaacatacaaaaacaagtattcgcattttacgtttttcaaccatttatgctacacgtaggaccttcatatttcaccctgaaaaactttatgatacactaaaacaatactgtaaatttcattaagattggttcaatagattttgcaaaataaattttgcaatccagctttcgtaaaaaaaattcattttttcaaaatgttacaggactgaaaataaagcagatagaaagTTGAAAATTTATTTGCATATAGaggtgtactgtacctttcatctccaattttgcaaaattaaaatcgattaacaccacggcgtcaggaattttttttaaataaacattaattattggtgctacgcgcaggacagcggatagtttgctctgattgggcattccaatgacctttgataatgattgatacattttaatttttattacattttgatataaataaataaatttgtttattgcaaaataaaaaccccATACTctataaaataacacttttattagcaaaaactttctttgttcatatattttaacttaattaataaaagtttattatttttaaacatatgcaattgtttaaacaatatttcacaaacaataataaaattagtttgatttttgtggaattaaaatattaaaatacaacaaaatatagagtaagaaaataatatattagataaagattggaagaaattttggtggaaatcaacttgtgtgaatcgaacaccgttgtcctgcgcgtagcaccaaaaattattgtttatttcaaaaattttctgacgccgtggtaattaatcgattataattttgaaaattgcaaataaaaggtataGTATACTTctagaagcaaaaaaaaattcaacttgctatctgctttattttcagtccggtaacattttgaaaaaatgaattttttttgcgaaagctggattgcaaaatttattttgcaaaatctattgaaccgatcttaatgaaatttacagtattgttttactgtatcatacagtttttctgggtgaaatatgaaggtcctaagtgtagcataaatggttgaaaaacgtaaaatgcgaatacttgtttttgtatgattttttcgcaattattgctattttgcaactagggtgactattttttaaatttttaaccaattctatattgtaggaaatttaattacgcaacttttatgtcagcacaacttttctcggaaataaatacttttaaagttataatcagaaaacgaagaaaaaaaatcgaatttttccttcaatttttgtcattttgattatttaaagaatgttccggacctttgtgagagggaggataactcaaatattattatttgatttattttcaagcaatttctgcaaaaaaatttgagtcacctctcaatgtccatctcaaaacagatgcgccctggactagtgcAACGAAGACCTTAGATCAGAACTCAGaataagagctttgagatgctacgtgttctcgatactgcaatatggacatgaaagctggacattgaagcaagaacacataaataaactACAGTCATTTCAATGTGGTGTTACAAAAGGATGCTTAGAATAACATGGACagagaagaaaacgaacacggaagtatttcgagaacacaataaaaataagaaagttacaatatctggaacACGTaggtaatgaggggacagcgatatgaaatgctaagagtgataatacagggaaatataagaggcggaaggagtataggaagaaggagagtgtcatggttgaagaatttaagggactggtttaaatgcacttctatagaactcttcagagcagcggtagatagagtaaagatagtgatgatgatatccaacatcGAATTAGGAAACGGCACTTTCCAGCTGCGGAGTACCAGCGAAGTTAGAAAAAAGGCAGAGAGTCTTATCAACAGGACATTTATGGTACTACAAAGGAAAAGAGGAATCGACAGTCAGAGACGTCGGCTTCTTTATTCACAAAAGAATTGCCAAGAGAATTGTGTCAGgaaaccaaatatcaacaaggGTGGTCTACTTAAACATCGCAATAAACACCAGATATATCCTGAAGATTATTCAAGTGTACGCCCCTACTACAAGTCATCCAAACCAAGAAGTCCAAATTGTACGAAAAAATATCCTGTGCAATCAAAGACAATCCAACGCCAAAATAGACACTAAGGAACATCCCTCTGAAATAATAATGGGAATTTTGGAAGCGAAGACAGAAATGATACAGGCAAACAACTGTTAACTTTCCTTTTGGAAAACAATATCTATCAAAGGAACAACttgtttaaaaagaaaaaaacacagaagaTAGGCATGGGAAAGTTCTAGtggaaaaacaaggaacgaaatcgactatttctcaataaacaaaaaagtattattttaagatgtaaatgtgttaaaccagttcagCACAACCAGTGATCATAGGTTAATAACAGataaaataacgatatcgatcgaaaaAAAAAAGACTCAAAATATAcctacaggcaacaaccactgtcaaattccATACTAATAGTAATCGCATAAAAACAAAACGGGGAGTTAACCAAgaagacccaatgtcacctaaactttttaatgcGGTGCTAGAACATGCTTTTAAGAATTTGGATTAGATGACAAAAGGAACAAGAATAGATAGAGAATGTccaaacaacttacgtttcgccgatgatacagtaataatagctgaggatctaggtatgacAAGAAGTTGTGGCTActaaaaacatacgtttaaaatataaacatctcgaaaacaaaagtaatgacaaatttggtgCCCAACCAGAACATCGGTATTggtgggaaagaaatagaactcgtaCATAGATATATATGAGGATGACTTACGCAGCTCCACACCTTCACTATCACAGCAAACAAACTTGATATGAAAATATCAGTGGAAAAAATTAAACGTATAGTGAtcagtaaagagccgcgtaggtGCAaattagaaatagacggcaaaattgtaaaacaagtaatgaaattcaattacctagcaGCAGAGATCACTAGTAACacgaatataagaacagagaaaACAAGTCAAGctgcaagagtaagtggttgcatCCGAGAAaacatatggagaaacaaatatctgaccacggaaagcaaaataaaagtatacaagacaacagtaagaccaatcctaacatatgcagcggagacaaggaccgatacaagaaagacgaaacaacatatcaacaatattgaaatgaaagtattaagatcaatagcgggcatatcagtaagagacagacaaagcaacagaagtatacgcgAACAATGccaaattcaaaatattaacaggtggataaaaaacaagaaaaaaaattagaacaaaagagaagaatcggtcttttgtgggcagcatatggaaagcggagagaaacttttaaaagtgagctgcccacatgcctaaacagaaaggtatttgatcagtgcgtcctcccagtatTGACATACGGAGCAGCTCAGCTACTAAACCAAGCGTCACTCAAAGAAAAATGGAGCGGTctatgttaggaataactctgcgaaaTAGAGTGAAAAACGAAGAGATCAGGAGAAGAACCACGGTGACTGAGGTCATCGAATGGATGCCAAACTTAAATGAGGATGGGTAGGatacatagccagaatgacagatggacGATTGgcaaagaggttattggaatggagacaAAGGGAAGACAAGAAAAGCGTTGGTCGAccacctacaagatggactgacgatttAAGAAGGCTAAACAAAAACTGGATAAGATCGCCGCaagatagatggggttggaaagaGGAGAAAGAGGCCTGTGTTCATTGTTCAGCAGTGAACTTTTGAGactggatgatgatgatgtgtaGAGGCACATGCACCCTTTTGAAATAATCCCCGTGGCGCCCATGTATTTCTCTAACTTCCCCGAAAATGTTCCTCCTTTAAGCACTCCACTTCAAAATATTGAGCAAGCACATTTTCCTGATTTTCGTTCATATCTCAGATTTGGCTTCTTTTCGGTGGTTGAAAATAAATTCTAAAAAGCCAAACATGGATAATAGCTGGCAATAATCATAATCATAACATAATGTTATCATAGATTCTATGACTGGCTACGTCATTTAATCTGTGACATGCAATCCTAATTATATTACTATAATATTGTTTTTTGGTTTTTAGACAAACCGTCATTCTATCTGCACAGCTTAAAACACAAAAAAAGCCAATGTCATATTTGCGACCGATTCATTAGAACAGACAATCTAAAGAAACACATCATGATGCATACAGCAGGTCCATCAACTTGTTCCCTTTGTGGAGCCACATTCAAAAATTTTAACGGTTTGAGATGTCACAACTTTCATTACCATAAGCATACTGCTCAACAGTACATTTGTGAAGAATGTGGTAAAACTTTTCGaataaaatataagtttttgttgcATAAAAAAAAGGTTCATGTAGGTCTAAGGAACTTTAAATGCAGTACTTGTGGAAAAGCTTTCTTTACCAATACCGATTTATTAAGACATGTCCGAATGACTCACGAAAAATTGAGACCTCATGTGTGTGAGTATTGTGGTACCGGCT from Diabrotica virgifera virgifera chromosome 5, PGI_DIABVI_V3a includes these protein-coding regions:
- the LOC126884694 gene encoding zinc finger protein 569-like isoform X24 produces the protein MTTPVALFQCRLCLNRTPSRVNIYGGDFPRMLEILTSIKVHEGDGLPKYSCTKCAKEVQMALMVKKRIIKAHQMLLEALKKRAIVQRIATTPIVNKVESSVPKMTKTTKQKIVSKPIIKQNQIQIKSELVDISNEATTDEDANDNSNEVTTNEDPNEGSVKCDIKTEKVEKTSQPNTNKQRKGAQNTSFTCETCNLSFSDKRSFYLHSLKHKKSQCHICDRFIRTDNIKKHIMMHTGGPSTCSLCGATFKNINGLRSHIFHYHKHTANQYICEECGKSFRRKHIFLLHKKKVHGGLRNFKCSTCGKAFFTNKALLVHVRMTHEKLRPHVCEYCSKGFSSRYALKTHRRQHTNEKPFVCYHCSEGFKQRVSLRSHLKSKHGIEEALEFCCKTCEKGFATDHALSVHERLHENKKCDICSENFAGDEYLKNHRREVHQVKVEMTQDS